A genome region from Funiculus sociatus GB2-C1 includes the following:
- a CDS encoding peptidase C15, with protein MSKIILLTSFDTWLPHQKSNSSDDLLLEVAKSELSPLSLNFLRQLPVDVAQASDRVIAKINELQADVIICCGMAEGRNQLSVESCANCGDNRLLTPVNLEKILAGCAATDISHDAGKFVCEGLYYSVLEYLQERQLNSRCVFVHVPVLTPDNLSGIMADFLVVIKSMALL; from the coding sequence ATGAGTAAAATTATCTTATTGACCTCCTTTGACACTTGGCTACCTCACCAAAAATCCAATTCTTCGGATGATTTATTGTTAGAAGTTGCCAAAAGTGAGCTTTCCCCGCTGTCTTTGAATTTTTTAAGGCAGCTACCAGTTGATGTTGCCCAAGCAAGCGATCGCGTCATTGCCAAAATCAACGAATTGCAAGCCGATGTGATTATCTGCTGCGGCATGGCAGAGGGGAGAAACCAATTAAGCGTCGAATCTTGCGCGAATTGTGGAGATAACCGATTGTTGACACCAGTCAATTTAGAGAAAATATTAGCAGGTTGTGCGGCAACTGATATCAGCCACGATGCCGGAAAATTTGTCTGCGAGGGACTATATTATTCAGTATTGGAATATTTACAAGAACGCCAACTTAATAGCCGCTGCGTTTTCGTTCACGTTCCGGTTTTGACCCCAGATAATTTATCTGGTATTATGGCAGATTTTTTAGTAGTTATTAAAAGCATGGCACTTTTATGA
- the hisH gene encoding imidazole glycerol phosphate synthase subunit HisH has product MTVIAVIDYDMGNLHSACKGLEKAGAIAKITDSPSDIERADAVVLPGVGSFDPAVQQLRSRHLVEPIKNAIASGKPFLGICLGLQILFDGSEEGKEPGLGIVPGVVRRFSSEPGLTIPHMGWNTLEITQPNAELWRQLPEQAWVYFVHSYYVDPVDPKIRAATITHGSQTVTAAIARDNLMAVQFHPEKSSTSGLQILSNFVAQVQAKVPA; this is encoded by the coding sequence ATGACAGTCATTGCAGTTATAGACTACGACATGGGGAATCTGCACTCTGCCTGTAAGGGGTTGGAGAAAGCAGGCGCGATCGCGAAAATTACCGATTCACCGTCAGATATTGAACGGGCGGATGCGGTGGTACTGCCTGGGGTAGGATCTTTTGACCCAGCAGTGCAACAATTGAGATCGCGTCACCTAGTAGAACCGATAAAAAACGCGATCGCTTCCGGGAAACCCTTCTTAGGCATCTGTCTGGGTCTGCAAATTCTCTTCGATGGGAGTGAAGAAGGCAAAGAACCCGGTTTAGGAATTGTCCCCGGTGTTGTGCGAAGATTTAGCTCAGAACCAGGATTAACAATTCCCCACATGGGCTGGAACACTCTGGAAATTACCCAGCCAAATGCCGAACTGTGGCGACAATTACCAGAACAGGCTTGGGTGTACTTTGTCCATTCCTACTACGTCGATCCAGTTGACCCGAAAATCAGGGCGGCAACCATCACCCACGGTAGTCAAACGGTAACAGCTGCGATCGCTCGTGACAACTTGATGGCTGTCCAATTCCACCCCGAAAAATCTTCCACCAGCGGACTACAAATTTTATCCAACTTCGTCGCCCAAGTACAGGCGAAAGTGCCAGCATAA